Genomic DNA from Salvia miltiorrhiza cultivar Shanhuang (shh) chromosome 1, IMPLAD_Smil_shh, whole genome shotgun sequence:
taaaaatatcacatTTTACTTACTTGATTTGTTACACAATGGCCATCCGCCAAATGCTGAGACGGTCTTTATCCAGCGAGAGAAGGTCAGCTGAAGTAGTTCCCAAGGGGCATCTTGCTATTTACGTTGGAGATAATGAAAAGAAGCGGTTTGTGATTCCTGTGGCGTACTTGAACCACCCCTCGTTTCAAGAGTTGTTGTTTCAAGCTGAGGAAGAATTCGGGTTCAACCACCCAATGGGCGGCCTCACCATCCCTTGCAGTCAAGAATCATTTGTAGATTTCATCTCTGCCTTCAGCTCAAGATGATATTAATTTATAGCAATGGTTGTAGGAGGAATAGAATTTTGTAGATTAGAAAATGTATGTATACATTGGAAATACATAAAATAGTAGATGAATATACATGAAAATTCATGGAGCAAACTTTTGTTACCTTAATCTGTTGATTGATTTCTTAAAAAGTGAGCGTTTCTTATTTGAAAGTTTTTAGAAAGCAAACACACTAACTCGTTTCAGTCACTCTATGGGAGGTTCACCATTCCTTGCAGTGAGGACTTGTTTGTAGGTTTCGTCTCTGGCTTTGGAAGAAGATGATGTGCttaaaaggataattttttttggatattaCCATATAATGTATTCAATGAAAATAAAGCatgatattattaaattattagttAATACATATTATGAATTCAGTGGAGATTAATATTTCGATAAGGGGAAGTAGTTGAATTGGCAGAGCATTCAATTTGTTGAGAATGATATAAAGGTATGAATCCAATTATttccaattttttaaaattctaactAATTTGAATTTCTTGTAATTAATTTTGTCTCTTTAATTgtagttattaattattataagcTAATAAATTAAAGCGATGAAATCAGACACAATTTTTAATGTTATAATACAGAATCATGTGTTCATATTTTTAACGATGAAATCAGACACAATTTGTAACTCTAGCTATCGATCTTGATTTGTTGGTTGTTGAGGTTTGGAAATATGTTGTATATATAGAGAGCTGCACAAATGTTGAATCCCTCTAAAGTTTGATTAGCAATAACCACAAAATGAATGTGTGGTGGCTATGAAACCTGGAAAAACACAAGCACATGAGAAATCACATGGATTTTGTCTATCATTTAATGTTATATTGAAGcaagaaattgaaaattttaagggAATTAAACACATTAGTCCACTACCAGCTCTAGCCACATGGCCCTCAAATGCCCtacatgaaattaaaatttagatcAATGAAAATTTGTGTAATTTTATAGCAGACTATAGTATAATAATCCTTTTTGGTTGTAAATATATATCATTAATGTGGCCAGCTTACAGGAATTGAAGAAATCAGCAGCTCATGTGATTATGTTTCTGCACCTATAAATCCTAAAATaccaaaatttaattagaaATAGTAGAAAATGAAGAGGGAAAATTGAGACAGACTTGACTTGTGATGAAGAATTTCACATGATTCTGTGTTTCAATAATTGATTTGTAGTACTAAAAGATGATGTAACAGATACAACAGTGGTCATGTTCAATAATTGACTAGTGttttacccgtgcgatgcacggggttaaatatattgttaaaattttatctatttaattaattatttaaaagtaatttgagtatatttttgttgaaagttattaaaattaaaataaaagtataaaataataaaaaaaatatgataacttattttaaaatacatCTATTTTTACGTAAAAGATCATAGGATATCTATACTTAGACATCGAACAATATACGCATTTTATTGTAACATTTTGAAGGACAATTTTGTATaatctttaaaataaatatactaaaatattttatcatacaactgttataccaattatattgctactaaaatatatttaagactaacattttaaattacttaaaaataaatatgaaaataataataatacatgaaaaTACAATTGCGAACTtgttatcttattattataaattttggaaaacTTTTTTATATACAACATTATTCAGACTTCTTCGATATTCACACTTCTTCGAtattcacacacaggaggtcgcaccgcttgatgtccccttggggacattTAATATATTGTGTTGAATTAGATGCTTTGACAATGGAGATTAATTTTGGTCTAATGAGAATAAATAATTGCTGcattttttagatatatatggAATGTTGCCAAATTACTCATTTCACGAAACATTCATTACTCCTTACATAATTTTTTCCTTAATTTAAATGGCGCTAATTAGGATAATCGGACTATATGCATTTTtgtatatagattatagattttttatttaaatacatgtaATTATACTATATTATGACTATAAAAGAATGATTTTTATCCCATTAAGATTTTGAAAAAAGAGCCTCCACCCCCTAGTTTATTTCCACGTGGGATAGGAGGTGGTATACATATCTCACCCCATTAAGATTTTGCATAAATCATGtacattttaatttatcaaatttgttcccatgcaatttatatgtatttatattatgaaTTGTATTTATTGGGCGACTATTTTTCACCaaagatttaattgaaattggtgATCTCCAACTTTTTACATATAAATTCATTCCATATATAGATGATGGGAATAAATGTCGTTCAGCTAAATGTAAATTTAATTAAcagctatatatataaatcattcTATAAGTTAGTCAAACCTTCCAAATACTATAAATtagagttcgagggttttttaggacagtaacttagattgatttggaaattaggacaataactttcggacttgtaaaaataggacactaattattttttagagtaaaataggacactaattaataagtgttgcatccgcaggacatttttcggccaattatcggccgagaaatgtcctatttttacgacacttattaattagtgtcctattttactctaaaaaaaaattagtgtcctatttttacaaattcaaaaattattgtcctaatttccaaatcaacataagttattgtcctaaaaaatcccctgACTCCTATAAATTAAGTAAAAAGGCGGGAAAATTTTATGCCTAGGACcaacttttatatatgtatagatttgTAGTACTAAAAGATGATGTAACAGATACAACAGTGGTCATGTTGAAACATATATAGTGAAAAGTTGATTAAATCGGATATAATAATTACAATCAAGAGAAAAGTTGATTATAAGAACATTTGAATaatatgagaatttttaaaCAAATGGAGATGATGGGATTTGAATCCTATATATCATTCTCAATAAGTCGAATACTCTGCCAATTGAGCTACATCTAATTATAGCTAACTAAAGAAAATTAATGATTAAAAGAAATTTgaataataagaaataaaaaaatatggaaatgaTGGAATTTAAACCCTATATCATTTCAAACCATTGAATACTCTACCAATTGAGCTACATCCCCTTTTTGTAAGGTATTAACCTCCACATAATTTATTACTggttataataattataattaaagagaataaatgattaaaagaaattcgaatgataagaatttaaaaattatggaGATAATGGGATTAGAACCCTATTATCATTTCAAACCATTGAATGCTCTCCCAATTGAGCTACATCCCCTTTTTGTGAGATATTAACCTCCACTTAATTTATTATTggttatattaattataattaaagagaataaattattaaaagaaattcGAATAATAAGAAATCAAAAAATATGGAGATGATGAGATTTGAACCCTATATCATTTCAAACCATTGAATGCTCCGTCAATTGAGCTACATCCCCTTTTTTGAAATGTTAACCTCCACTTAATTTATTACTggttataataattataattaaagagaataaatgattaaaataaattcGAATAATAAGAAATCAGAAAATATGGAGATGATGGGATTTGAACCCTATATCATTTCAAACCATTGAATGCTCTGCCAATTGAGCTACATCCCCTTTTTGTGAGATATTAACCTCCACTTGATTTATTACTGgctataataattataattaaagagaataaatgattaaaagaaattcgaataataagaaataaaaaaatatggagaTGATAGGATTGAAATATGAGCCTCCATGAAATTTGTAGATCCGGTATTTTGATTATAAGTAAACAAAATAATTGATAAAAgttcaaataaataataagatttGGATCATGCTTTTTTGCATCAAAATGTGGCTAAGAATTTGTCATGTAGTATATATATTCATTGAATGTACtagatattttttttcctaGAAATACATTATCTGCTGATCTACAAAAATTTGATCCTACTACTAAGCACATGCAAACATCATCTTGTGTTGAAGCAAGAGATGAAATCTACAAACAAGTCCTCACTGCAAGGGATGGTGAGGCCACCCATAGGGTGATTGAACCCAAACTCTTCCTCTGCATGAAACAGTAATTCTTGACACGAGGGGTGGTTCAAGTATGATACTGGAATCACAAAACGCTTCTTTTCATCCTCCCCAACATAGACGGCAACATGCCCTTTTGGAACTTCAGTTGACCTTCTTTCGCTTGATAAAGATCGTCTCAGCATCTGGCGAATGGCCATTGCTGTATAAATAGAAGTCTTTTTTGAAGTAAAACAAATAGATTTCTTGTGACACAAATCAAAAGTGAAAAGCTAGAGAATTTTGAGAAACTTGTTGATGGCTGTGGTATGGAAATATGTAGTATATATAGAGCTGCACAAGCAATGTAGACCCTTTATAAAGTTTAATTAGATTGATTAGCAATAACCACAAAATGGATATGTGGTGGCTATGAAACTTGGAAAACACAAGCACATGATGAGAAGTCACATGGATTTGTCCATCAATTAATGTCACATATATATAAGATTTGAAGcaagaaattgaaattttggaGGGAATTAAATGCATAGTTCCCTACCAACTCTAGCCTCTAGCTGCATGTCCCTTAAATGCCCCCACATACATCAAATTCTAGAaacaaatgattttttttttatttttaaattgacaTAAAAATATTGCAGGTAGTAATCTCATATCAGActttttgaatatttttgacAGAATTAATTCATTGGCTGCTGTGGTTAAACTATTTTAACTTTCTTTTTACCTTTCTGTAACCAGCAAACTAAATTCTgcttaataaaaaattatttgttattTCACCAAAAAAAGATGATTATgttaaaacatatatatacatacattttCTAATCTACAACATTCTATTCCTCCTAGCTAGAACCATTGCTACAAATCATCTTGAGCTGTAGGCAGAGATGAAATCTACAAATAATTCTTGACTGCAAGGGATGGTGAGGC
This window encodes:
- the LOC131005544 gene encoding auxin-responsive protein SAUR20-like, coding for MAIRQMLRRSLSSERRSAEVVPKGHLAIYVGDNEKKRFVIPVAYLNHPSFQELLFQAEEEFGFNHPMGGLTIPCSQESFVDFISAFSSR
- the LOC131005546 gene encoding auxin-induced protein 15A-like; the protein is MAIRQMLRRSLSSERRSTEVPKGHVAVYVGEDEKKRFVIPVSYLNHPSCQELLFHAEEEFGFNHPMGGLTIPCSEDLFVDFISCFNTR